The stretch of DNA GCGGCACCAGCACCAGATCGTCATTGTCCTGGCCAAAGCTCGACCCCTTGCTTTCGAGCACGCCGATGACGGTGAAGGGCACGCGGCTGATCCTGACCGTCTGGCCGACCGGGTCGAGATCGCCGAACAGCCGCCCGGCAACCGTCGGCCCGATCACGGTGACGCGCGCGGCGGTGCGCACATCGGCATCCTGCACGAACCGGCCCTGGGCGACATCCAGCCCGGTGATCCGGCCATAATCGGGGGTCATGCCGATGGCCGTGGTGCTGGTGTTGCGCCCGCCCGAGACGAGCTGGACGGTCGAGCGCAGCTGCGGCGCGATGGCGGTGACGCCGGCGACGCTGCGCAGCACCGCGCGGGCATCGCGTTCGGTGAGCCGGCCGCGGTCCGACACGCGCCGCCCGCCGCGGTTTTCCGGCTGGGGCAGCACGATCGCCATGTTGGACCCGAGGGTCGAGATCGAATCCATGACCGACAGGCGCGCGCCTTCACCCACCGCGACCGCGAGCACGACCGACAGCACCCCGATCATCACGCCGAGCGAGGTGAGCAGCGAACGCAGCATGTTGGTGCGCAGCGCCGTCAGCGCGATCGCGATATTGACCCCCCAGCCGCCGGCGATGCGCGCGATCCGCGCCGCCGCGCCGGCCGGTGCCGGGGTGCCGCCTGCGATCATCGCGTCTGCCGGTGCCGCACCCGTCATCGCATCGCTCCCGCTCATTCCGCGCGCCGCCGCTCGGCGACCGGCAGATCCTCGATCACCTGGCCGTCGCGGAACACCAGCCGGCGCGCGGCATAGGCGGCGATGTCCGGCTCGTGGGTGACGAGGATGACGGTCTTGCCGGCATCGTTCAGCCGCTGGAAAATCCCCATAATGTCCTCGGACGTCGCGCTGTCGAGAGCGCCGGTCGGCTCGTCGGCCAGGATCATCAGCGGATCGGTGACGAGCGCGCGGGCGATGGCGACGCGCTGCTGCTGGCCGCCCGACAGCTTGGCAGGGGTGTGCATCAGCCGCTCGCCCAGCCCCATCGCCTCGAGCGCGACGCGCGCCCGCGCCCGGCGTTCGGCCTGGCCCAGCCCAGCATAGATCAGCGGCGTCGCGACATTGTCGAGCGCGGTGGTGCGCGCCAGCAGGTTGAACTGCTGGAAGACAAAGCCGATCTTGCGGTTCCGAAGCGCCGCCAGCGCATCATTGTCGAGCTGCCCCAGATCGACGCCGTCGATCAGCATCTGGCCCGATGTCGGCACATCGAGCGCGCCGACCATGTTCATGAAGGTGGATTTGCCCGATCCGCTCGCCCCCATGATGGCGACGAACTCGCCGCGCGCGATCGTCACCGACACGCCGGCGACCGCGCGCAGCGTCTCGCCCCCCAGCCGGTATTCCTTGACCAGCGCGCGCGCCTCGACGAGCGGCGGCGCGGCGCGATCAGCCGTCATCGCCGCCATCCCCGTCGCCTGCATCACGCGCGCCGTCCTCCCCGGCGCTGCGCGGGCGCGCGGTCGAGCGGCTGCGGACCAGCACCCGCTCGCCGGGCCTCAGGCCGGTCACGATCTCGACCTGGTCCTCACCCTGCAGGCCAAGCGTCACGCGGCGCGGCGACGGGCGATAGGCATCCTCGCCCGCCACCCAGACGATGGTGCCCGATGGCGGCCGCGCCGTGCCCCGGTCCTCGGCGCGCGGGCGGAAACGCAGCGCCGCCGCCGGGGCGCGCAGCACCTGGCGGCGCAGCCCGGTCACGATCTCGACATTGGCGGTCATGCCCGGCAGCAGCTTGCCGGCGCGGTTGTCGACATCGATCACGACTGCATAGCTGATGACATTCTGCGCCTCGCTCGGCGCCTTGCGGATCTGGCGGACGGTCGCGGCAAAGCGTTCGCCCGGATAGCTGTCGACGGTGAAGGTGACGCTCTGCCCCTCGCGCACCTGGCCGATATCGGCCTCGTCGACTGCGGCCTCGACCTGCATCCGGTTGGTGTCGGCGGCGATTTCGAACAGATTGGGGGTCTGGAAGCTGGCGGCGACGGTCGCGCCGGGATCGACCAGCCGGTTGATGACGACGCCCGCCGCCGGCGCGACGATGCGCGTGCGGGCCAGATCGAGCCGGGCGGCGCTCAGCTCGGCCCGGGCCTGGGCGATCTGGGCGCGGGCGCTGGCGATCTGGGCACGACCGGTCTGCAGGCCGGCGCGGGCGGCGGCACGGGCATTTTCCGCGCCATCGAGATCGGCGCGCGACAGGAAACCGCGCCCGGCCAGCGCCTGACGCCGGGCGAAATCCCGGTCCTGCACGGCGATATCGGTCTGGGCGCGGGCAAAGCCGGCCTCAGCCTGGGCGAGCGCCGCTTCGGCCGAGGCGACCGCCGCCTCCGCCTGGGCGACGCGCGCGCGCGGGCGGGTGGGGTCGATTTCGGCGAGCAGCTGGCCGGCGGCGACCGGCGTGTTGAAATCGACATGGACGGCGAGGATCTGGCCGGAAATCTCCGCCCCGACCTTGAAGGTGTTGAGCGCGCGGATCCGGCCGCTTGCCGTTACGCGGCGGACGACATCGCCGCGCGCCACCGGTTCGGTGACATAGGCATAGGCCCGGCTGCGCGGCCGCAGCACCGACCAGCCGATGAGGATGATCCCGATAAGCACCAGCGCGCCTATGACCGGATGCGCCCGGACCCAGCCGCGCAAACGTGACAGCATCGACATCCCCCCTTTGCTCAGGCCTTGCTAACCGGTCGCCGGGCGGCGCGCCAGCCATGGCCGCGCGACGATCCGGGGCGAGGGGTGCAAAAACATCCACAATGACGCCAGTCTCCGGCGAAAGAGCCGCCGACAAAGGGGTCTGCGACAAAAAAGGCGGCACCGGATCGCTCCGGTGCCGCCCTTTTGTCCTGGGCCGGCCCGGAGGCCGGCGATCGGCGCGCGTCAGGCCTTGACGTCGGCCCTGGCCTGCCCGCCCTTCTTTTTCGGCCGCTTGGGCGCGGCAGGCGTGATCTGGAAGGCGAGCGCATCGTCCTTCAGATGCACCTTCACCTCGCCGCCATGCACGAGCTTGCCGAACAGCAGCTCCTCGGCCAGCGGCTGCTTGACCTTCTCCTGGATCAGCCGGCCCATCGGCCGCGCGCCGTAAAGCTTGTCATAGCCACGCGCGGTCAGCCATGCCTTGGCCTCGGCATCCAGATCGATATGCACCTCGCGGTCGGCCAGCTGCAGTTCGAGCTGCAGGATGAACTTGTCGACGACGCGCGCGACCACTTCGGGCGGCAGATAGCCGAACGGCACGATGGCATCGAGCCGGTTGCGGAACTCCGGCGTGAACATACGCTTGACCGCTTCCTCGTCCTCGCCCTCGCGGGTGACGGCGCCGAAGCCGACCGCCTCGCGCGCCATGTCGGCGGCGCCCGCATTGGTCGTCATGATCAGGATGACGTTGCGGAAATCAACGGTCTTGCCATGGTGATCGGTCAGCTTGCCATTGTCCATAACCTGCAACAGGATGTTGTACAGGTCCGGATGCGCCTTTTCGATCTCGTCGAGCAGCAGCACGCAGTGCGGCTGCTGGTCGACCGCATCGGTGAGCAGGCCGCCCTGATCATAGCCGACATAGCCCGGCGGCGCGCCGATCAGCCGGCTGACCGAATGGCGCTCCATATATTCCGACATGTCGAATCGCTGCAGCGGGATGCCGAGGATCGTCGCCAGCTGACGCGCCACCTCGGTCTTGCCGACGCCGGTCGGGCCGGTGAACAGATAATTGCCGATCGGCTTGTCGGGATCGCGCAGCCCCGCACGGCTGAGCTTGATCGCCGAGGCGAGCTTCTCGATCGCCAGATCCTGGCCGAACACGACCCGCTTGAGGTCGGTTTCCAGGCTTTCCAGCGTCTTCTTGTCATCCGACGACACCGATTTCGGGGGGATGCGCGCCATCGTCGCGATCACCGCCTCGATCTCGCGCGGGGTGATCACCTTCTTGCGCTTGCCCGGCGCGACCAGCATCTGCATCGCGCCCACCTCGTCGATCACGTCGATCGCCTTGTCGGGCAGCTTGCGGTCGTTGATGTAGCGCGCCGACAGCTCGACCGCCGACTTGATCGCATCGGGCGTGTATTTGACCGAATGATGCGTCTCGAACGCGGTCCGCAGCCCGGAAAGGATCTTGATCGTGTCCTCGATCGTCGGTTCGTTGACGTCGATCTTCTGGAACCGGCGCAGCAGCGCGCGATCCTTTTCGAAATGGTTGCGGAACTCCTTGTAGGTGGTCGAGCCGATGCAGCGGATCTGCCCGCCCGACAGCGCGGGCTTGAGCAGGTTGGACGCATCCATCGCCCCGCCCGAGGTCGCCCCGGCTCCGATCACCGTGTGGATTTCATCGATGAACAGGATCGCGTGCGGCATTTTTTCGAGTTCGGAGACGACGGCCTTCAGCCGCTCCTCGAAATCGCCGCGATAGCGGGTGCCGGCGAGCAGCGCCCCCATGTCGAGCGCATAGATGACCGCATTGGCGAGCACGTCGGGCACATCGCCCTCGATGATCTTGCGCGCCAGCCCCTCGGCGATCGCCGTCTTGCCGACGCCCGGATCGCCCACATAAAGCGGGTTGTTCTTCGACCGGCGGCACAGGATCTGGATCGTGCGGTCGACCTCCGGCCCGCGGCCGATCAGCGGGTCGACCTTGCCGTCGCGCGCCTTTTCATTGAGGTTGACGCAGAACTGCTTGAGCGCGCTCTCGTTCTTCTGCTTGCCTTCGGTCTTGGCGGGCTTTTCCTCTTCCGCGCCCTTGACCTCGCGCGGCTCGGACGGCTGGCCGCCCTTGCCGACGCCGTGGCTGATGAAGCTGACCGCATCCAGCCGGCTCATGTCCTGCTGCTGCAGGAAATAGACGGCATAGGATTCGCGTTCGGAAAACAGCGCGACGAGCACGTTCGCGCCGGTCACTTCCTCGCGGCCCGACGACTGGACGTGCAGGATCGCGCGCTGGACGACGCGCTGGAAGCCGCTCGTCGGCGACGGATCGGTCTCGCCCTCGACGCGCAGCGCCTCAAGCTCGGTGTCGAGATAGCGGGTGACCGCGTCTTTCAGTTCGCCCAGATCGACGCCGCAGGCGACCATGACTTTCGAGGCGTCGACATCGTCGGTGAGCGCGAGCAGCAGATGCTCAAGCGTCGCATATTCGTGCCGGCGGCCCGATGCATGGGTCAGCGCCTTGTGGAGGGTGGTTTCGAGCGCGGGTGCAAAAGACGGCATTCAACTCACTCCTGCGGCGGGCGGAAGCCCGTTGCCGCTCTGTCGACGATGTTGGCGCTCGGGGGGCGCGGTGCAAGTCCGTAAAAGGCCCGACGGGCAGACGCGCGGCGCGGTCCCGCCCTTATTTCCTAAATAGCGCATCGGCGCTTGCACGGTGATTAATCCGGCGGGTTATTTGTGCGCGGACGCGGGCAATCTCGCCCTCGAGCGCGGTGATCCGCGCTTCAAGCTCGTCGACGGAGAGCGGCCCCAGATCCTCGGCCAGGACCGCCGCCAGCGGCCCGCCGCGCGGCAGGTGGGAGGCAGGTTCGTCATCCATGGCGGGAGCGTCGCGCGCGGCGCGGCCGGAGTCAACACGGGGGTGGCAGCATCCGTCCCGCTGTGGGAGCAAAGGTTGCACGCAAGCGGCTGACTTGTCGTCCTGTCCCCGCTAGGGAAGGCGCGATGACTGTTCCGAACATGATGACTAAGGCCCTGCCGACCACCATGATCGCCATCGATCCGGCCATGCCGGGCGGGCCCGAGGTGCTGACCCCTGTCGAGCGGCCGGTGCCGGTGCCCGGGCCGGGCGAGGTGCTGATCCGGGTTGCCGCGGCAGGCGTGAACCGGCCCGACATCGTCCAGCGCCAGGGGGCCTATCCGCCGCCGCCGGGCGCGCCGACCATCCCCGGCCTTGAAGTCGCGGGCGAGGTGGTCGCCGCGCACGGGCTGGCCGAGGAATCGCTGATCGGCCAGCCGGTCTGCGCGCTGATCGCGGGCGGCGGCTATGCCCAATATGCGGTCGCGCCGGCCGGCCAGTGCCTGATCGTGCCCGAGGGGCTGTCGATGGTCGAAGCCGCGGCGATGCCCGAGACGCTGTTCACCGTCTGGGTCAATCTGTTCGAGCGCGCTTATGCCCGCGACGGCGACACCGTGCTCGTCCATGGCGGCACCAGCGGCATCGGCACGATGGCGATCGCGCTTGCCGGGCTGTTCGGGCTGAAGATCATCGTCACCTGCGGGTCCGACGAGAAATGCGACCGCGCCCGGGCGCTGGGGGCCGATGTGGCGATCAACTATCGCACCACCGATTTCGTCGCCGCCGTGCAGCAGGCGACCGGCGGCCAGGGCGTGCAGGCGGTGATCGACATGGTCGGCGGCGATTATCTGCCGCGCAACCTCAAATGCCTGGCCGAGGAAGGCCGGCACGTGTCGATCGCGATCCAGCGCGGCGCGACCGCCGAAATCCCGATCTTCGACGTGATGCGCCGCCGGCTGACGATCACCGGATCGACGCTGCGCGCGCGCAGCACCGAGTTCAAGACCCTGGTCGCCGACGAGCTGGACCGGATGGTGTGGCCACATGTCCGCGACGGGCGGCTGCGCCCGGTGATCGATTCGACCTTCCCGCTCGCCGCCGCCGCCGACGCGCACCGGCGGATGGAGGACGGCGACCATGTCGGCAAGATCGTGCTGACGCTCGACTGACGGGGGCGCCGGGCGCGCCCCTCCCTGTCATGCCCCTGTCACCGCTTGATCGGCGGAATGTCATATTGATCGGCCATAGGCGCCCTGCCGATGCGGGGGTCGCCGATGATGAACGCCGTGATGCGGGTGCCAATGGACAGTGCCGGGACGGCCGATTTCGATCTGGCCGATTTCCACATCGCCGCACCGGCCCATCCGGAGCCGGAGGGCAATGAGCGGCGGCGGTTCCGCACCATCTGGATTTCCGACATCCATCTCGGCACGCGCGGCTGCAATGCGCGGCTGCTGATCGACTTTCTCGACCATGTCGATTCCGACATGCTCTATCTGGTCGGCGACATCATCGACGGCTGGCGGATGAAGAAGCGCTTCTACTGGCCGGCCAGCCACAATGACGTCGTCTGGCGGATCCTGAAGCGCGCCAAGCGCGGCACGCGGATCACCTATATCCCCGGCAATCATGACGAGATGTTCCGCCAGTTCACCGGGCTGAGCTTTGGCGGCGTGGCGATCCGGCGCAAGGCGATCCACGAGACCGCCGATGGGCGCAAGCTGCTGGTGCTGCACGGCGACGAGTTCGACGCGGTGATGCTTGCCCATCGCTGGCTCGCCTATGTCGGCGATGCCGCCTATGTCACGCTGATGCGG from Sphingomonas changnyeongensis encodes:
- a CDS encoding ABC transporter permease, which translates into the protein MSGSDAMTGAAPADAMIAGGTPAPAGAAARIARIAGGWGVNIAIALTALRTNMLRSLLTSLGVMIGVLSVVLAVAVGEGARLSVMDSISTLGSNMAIVLPQPENRGGRRVSDRGRLTERDARAVLRSVAGVTAIAPQLRSTVQLVSGGRNTSTTAIGMTPDYGRITGLDVAQGRFVQDADVRTAARVTVIGPTVAGRLFGDLDPVGQTVRISRVPFTVIGVLESKGSSFGQDNDDLVLVPLTTARQRFASNLPGADDLAVLFVGFEDGVDLADAKRRLTRLLRQRNNIGRGEMNPFTINTTAEFMEASATVTAVFQAVLVAIASISLLVGGIGIMNIMLVSVTERTREIGLRMALGARRSDIRNQFLVEAAVLCVIGGTAGLALAYGCAALFERLADFPAPIGLGTALLAILFAGGIGLVFGGYPAIRASRLSPIDALRSE
- a CDS encoding ABC transporter ATP-binding protein; translation: MQATGMAAMTADRAAPPLVEARALVKEYRLGGETLRAVAGVSVTIARGEFVAIMGASGSGKSTFMNMVGALDVPTSGQMLIDGVDLGQLDNDALAALRNRKIGFVFQQFNLLARTTALDNVATPLIYAGLGQAERRARARVALEAMGLGERLMHTPAKLSGGQQQRVAIARALVTDPLMILADEPTGALDSATSEDIMGIFQRLNDAGKTVILVTHEPDIAAYAARRLVFRDGQVIEDLPVAERRRAE
- a CDS encoding efflux RND transporter periplasmic adaptor subunit, giving the protein MLSRLRGWVRAHPVIGALVLIGIILIGWSVLRPRSRAYAYVTEPVARGDVVRRVTASGRIRALNTFKVGAEISGQILAVHVDFNTPVAAGQLLAEIDPTRPRARVAQAEAAVASAEAALAQAEAGFARAQTDIAVQDRDFARRQALAGRGFLSRADLDGAENARAAARAGLQTGRAQIASARAQIAQARAELSAARLDLARTRIVAPAAGVVINRLVDPGATVAASFQTPNLFEIAADTNRMQVEAAVDEADIGQVREGQSVTFTVDSYPGERFAATVRQIRKAPSEAQNVISYAVVIDVDNRAGKLLPGMTANVEIVTGLRRQVLRAPAAALRFRPRAEDRGTARPPSGTIVWVAGEDAYRPSPRRVTLGLQGEDQVEIVTGLRPGERVLVRSRSTARPRSAGEDGARDAGDGDGGDDG
- the clpA gene encoding ATP-dependent Clp protease ATP-binding subunit ClpA; its protein translation is MPSFAPALETTLHKALTHASGRRHEYATLEHLLLALTDDVDASKVMVACGVDLGELKDAVTRYLDTELEALRVEGETDPSPTSGFQRVVQRAILHVQSSGREEVTGANVLVALFSERESYAVYFLQQQDMSRLDAVSFISHGVGKGGQPSEPREVKGAEEEKPAKTEGKQKNESALKQFCVNLNEKARDGKVDPLIGRGPEVDRTIQILCRRSKNNPLYVGDPGVGKTAIAEGLARKIIEGDVPDVLANAVIYALDMGALLAGTRYRGDFEERLKAVVSELEKMPHAILFIDEIHTVIGAGATSGGAMDASNLLKPALSGGQIRCIGSTTYKEFRNHFEKDRALLRRFQKIDVNEPTIEDTIKILSGLRTAFETHHSVKYTPDAIKSAVELSARYINDRKLPDKAIDVIDEVGAMQMLVAPGKRKKVITPREIEAVIATMARIPPKSVSSDDKKTLESLETDLKRVVFGQDLAIEKLASAIKLSRAGLRDPDKPIGNYLFTGPTGVGKTEVARQLATILGIPLQRFDMSEYMERHSVSRLIGAPPGYVGYDQGGLLTDAVDQQPHCVLLLDEIEKAHPDLYNILLQVMDNGKLTDHHGKTVDFRNVILIMTTNAGAADMAREAVGFGAVTREGEDEEAVKRMFTPEFRNRLDAIVPFGYLPPEVVARVVDKFILQLELQLADREVHIDLDAEAKAWLTARGYDKLYGARPMGRLIQEKVKQPLAEELLFGKLVHGGEVKVHLKDDALAFQITPAAPKRPKKKGGQARADVKA
- a CDS encoding DUF1192 domain-containing protein; the encoded protein is MDDEPASHLPRGGPLAAVLAEDLGPLSVDELEARITALEGEIARVRAQITRRINHRASADALFRK
- a CDS encoding NAD(P)H-quinone oxidoreductase — its product is MMTKALPTTMIAIDPAMPGGPEVLTPVERPVPVPGPGEVLIRVAAAGVNRPDIVQRQGAYPPPPGAPTIPGLEVAGEVVAAHGLAEESLIGQPVCALIAGGGYAQYAVAPAGQCLIVPEGLSMVEAAAMPETLFTVWVNLFERAYARDGDTVLVHGGTSGIGTMAIALAGLFGLKIIVTCGSDEKCDRARALGADVAINYRTTDFVAAVQQATGGQGVQAVIDMVGGDYLPRNLKCLAEEGRHVSIAIQRGATAEIPIFDVMRRRLTITGSTLRARSTEFKTLVADELDRMVWPHVRDGRLRPVIDSTFPLAAAADAHRRMEDGDHVGKIVLTLD
- a CDS encoding UDP-2,3-diacylglucosamine diphosphatase, whose product is MNAVMRVPMDSAGTADFDLADFHIAAPAHPEPEGNERRRFRTIWISDIHLGTRGCNARLLIDFLDHVDSDMLYLVGDIIDGWRMKKRFYWPASHNDVVWRILKRAKRGTRITYIPGNHDEMFRQFTGLSFGGVAIRRKAIHETADGRKLLVLHGDEFDAVMLAHRWLAYVGDAAYVTLMRLNVIVNAVRSRLGLPYWSLSKVAKHKVKNAVEFIGRFEEVVAHEAEARGVDGVVCGHIHTAEIRRIGGVDYYNDGDWVEGCTALVEHFDGRMEVLHWAEEVERRKAAQAAEAEQAVPAAAGALVAA